From a region of the Pecten maximus chromosome 18, xPecMax1.1, whole genome shotgun sequence genome:
- the LOC117316886 gene encoding uncharacterized protein LOC117316886 has product MVIQCVAYRCTNRQGKNAKERGVSFFRFPKNKRKRKAWEKAVNRAGWVPNEYSRMCSEHFVGGWHSDESDDINYRPTIFPHKGKVPSTEESARNERCCRRKLLLEMDEAEKRERQTLHQHHQFSVFSHSYCSEPCEDEVNDPVQSPSLDDVDIKSFKDEGVQCDPDPMQQENEALKLELENLKKEMKKSKWCIEKIANDDQKTKFYTGLPTFAVFLWLFNFLQPKAQRMKYWIGSNTAQASDRCRSSTGSLQIIDQLFAVLMRLRLGLFTADIAERFHISEGTFSKYFSTWISLLFQELKLLNPFPSRDIVNRTMPSSFKSKYPSVRVILDCTEIFIQRSSSLLNQCMTFSSYKHHTTVKFLVGITPSGVISFVSEGWPGKTSDRLLTIESGILDLLDENDSVMADKGFTIRDVLEEKKCKLNIPPFRGNSPQFTTEQIFETQEVASLRIHVERSIGRVKNFHILDGVFPLTLSPLVSKIFKVACWLTNLDVPLVTN; this is encoded by the exons ATGGTGATCCAATGTGTAGCATACCGGTGTACCAATCGACAGGGGAAGAATGCTAAAGAGCGCGGCGTTAGTTTTTTTCGATTCCCCAAGAACAAGAGGAAAAGAAAGGCATGGGAAAAAGCTGTCAACAGGGCAGGTTGGGTACCAAATGAGTACAGCAGAATGTGTTCTGAACACTTTGTAGGCGGGTGGCACAGCGACGAATCAGACGACATCAACTATCGGCCGACTATCTTTCCACATAAAGGGAAAGTCCCGTCAACTGAAGAGAGTGCCCGAAATGAAAGATGTTGCCGAAGGAAACTTCTACTG GAAATGGATGAGGCGGAGAAAAGAGAAAGACAGACACTCCATCAGCATCACCAGTTCAGTGTGTTCTCCCACAGCTACTGCAGTGAACCATGTGAGGATGAAGTGAATGACCCTGTTCAAAGTCCTAGTTTAGATGATGTAGACATCAAGTCTTTTAAGGATGAAG GAGTTCAGTGTGACCCTGACCCAATGCAGCAAGAAAATGAGGCACTGAAATTGGAACTTGAAAACTTGAAAAAGGAGATGAAAAAGTCCAAATGGTGCATTGAAAAGATTGCCAATGATGACCAGAAGACAAAATTTTACACAGGGCTGCCAACATTTGCAGTATTTTTGTGGCTTTTCAA TTTCCTTCAACCAAAAGCACAGAGGATGAAGTACTGGATTGGGTCTAACACTGCTCAGGCTTCAGACAGATGCAGATCTTCAACTGGATCTTTACAGATCATTGATCAACTTTTTGCTGTGTTGATGAGATTGAGGCTTGGATTGTTTACCGCTGACATTGCTGAAAGATTTCACATCTCTGAaggaacattttcaaaatatttctctaCATGGATATCTTTATTGTTTCAGGAACTAAAGCTACTTAATCCCTTTCCTTCTCGAGATATTGTTAACAGAACTATGCCATCATCTTTTAAATCAAAGTATCCTTCTGTTAGGGTTATACTCGATTGTACAGAAATTTTTATTCAGCGATCTTCCAGTCTCCTTAATCAGTGTATGACATTTTCTAGTTATAAACACCACACAACTGTGAAGTTTCTTGTTGGTATTACACCATCAGGTGTTATTTCCTTTGTATCAGAAGGATGGCCAGGCAAAACGTCTGATAGATTATTGACTATTGAGTCAGGTATTTTAGATCTTTTAGACGAAAATGACAGTGTAATGGCTGATAAAGGGTTTACAATCAGAGAtgttttagaagaaaaaaaatgtaaactgaATATTCCTCCATTTAGAGGTAATAGTCCACAGTTTACTActgaacagatttttgaaacacAGGAAGTTGCATCTTTGAGAATACATGTTGAGAGAAGTATAGGTAGAGTGAAGAACTTTCATATTCTCGATGGTGTTTTTCCTTTGACCCTGTCGCCACTAGTAtcaaaaattttcaaagttGCATGTTGGCTCACAAATCTAGATGTCCCACTAGTCACCAACTAA
- the LOC117316887 gene encoding uncharacterized protein LOC117316887, whose translation MSHLWNIGDNVPEAIQEEEIEAVESPMFIKMINMIYSNSNLPQLSIDQDLVEYIEINTRSQRSSDMWQKLHIGRLTSSIFGDVLHAGPQPNSLVKQIVEGSNLNRYTVLPPAVQWGIEKEPQARKDYIDLQSSLSSQIGVEDTGLTLCATHAYLGASSDGRVVDGDNMGILEIKCPYSIQGATVTSLEVCEIVAMGHPNFCLEASSEGPRLKRSHKYYAQVQGELAIMGLPWCDFVVWTNAPKNNICVDRVYFDAEFVSSMMPKLIAFYVNHVAPKFYINV comes from the exons ATGTCCCATTTGTGGAATATTGGTGACAATGTTCCAGAGGCCATTCAGGAAGAGGAGATAGAGGCTGTGGAAAGTCCAATGTTTATAAAGATGATAAACATGATCTACTCTAACAGCAACT TACCCCAACTTTCAATTGACCAGGACCTGGTAGAGTATATTGAAATTAATACGCGTAGTCAGAGATCTTCAGACATGTGGCAGAAGCTCCATATTGGGCGGCTGACTAGCTCTATCTTTGGAGACGTTCTACATGCTGGGCCCCAACCAAACTCTCTTGTTAAACAAATTGTAGAAGGGTCAAATCTTAATAG GTACACCGTTCTACCTCCAGCTGTTCAGTGGGGAATAGAAAAGGAGCCACAGGCAAGAAAAGACTATATAGACCTACAGTCTTCTCTCAGCAGTCAGATAGGAGTTGAGGATACAGGCCTTACTCTGTGTGCTACTCATGCCTACCTGGGTGCCTCTAGTGATGGGAGGGTTGTTGATGGTGACAATATGGGTATACTAGAGATAAAGTGTCCCTATTCAATCCAAGGAGCCACAGTCACATCATTGGAGGTCTGTGAAATTGTTGCCATGGGACATCCAAATTTCTGTTTGGAGGCAAGTTCAGAGGGACCACGACTGAAAAGAAGCCACAAATACTACGCTCAGGTACAGGGTGAACTGGCAATAATGGGTTTGCCATGGTGTGACTTTGTAGTTTGGACAAATGCtccgaaaaataacatttgTGTTGACAGAGTGTACTTTGATGCAGAATTTGTTAGCAGTATGATGCCAAAACTTATCGcattttatgttaaccatgttGCACCAAAGTTTTACATCAACGTGTAA